A part of Curtobacterium sp. MCLR17_036 genomic DNA contains:
- the purM gene encoding phosphoribosylformylglycinamidine cyclo-ligase — translation MPNPYAEAGVDTAAGDLAVELMKSAVAATHTTSVLGGVGGFAGLYDVSFLHAYDKPLLATSTDGVGTKVAIAQAIDKHDTIGQDLVGMVVDDIVVVGAKPLFMTDYIACGRVVPNRIADIVAGIARGCSATGTALVGGETAEHPGLLGPDDYDVAGAATGVVEASAVLGADRVEDGDVVLAIQSSGLHSNGYSLVRHILASRGIGFTDQLPEFSGPEFGGQVSVGEALLEPTRLYTSPLLDLLSSHPGAVHSLSHVTGGGIAANLARVLPVGSWVEVDRSAWQPLPVFRVLADMAGTPIEDTEGTWNLGIGMFAVVSAAAATDVIATLGAAGLPTWPVGTIATSARDLDGFEQGAKGVDGGAVRLVGSYAV, via the coding sequence ATGCCCAACCCGTACGCCGAAGCCGGAGTGGACACCGCCGCCGGTGACCTGGCCGTCGAACTCATGAAGTCCGCGGTCGCGGCCACCCACACCACCTCGGTGCTCGGCGGCGTCGGCGGCTTCGCCGGGCTCTACGACGTCTCCTTCCTGCACGCCTACGACAAGCCGCTGCTCGCCACGTCGACCGACGGCGTCGGCACGAAGGTGGCCATCGCGCAGGCCATCGACAAGCACGACACCATCGGCCAGGACCTCGTCGGCATGGTCGTCGACGACATCGTCGTGGTCGGTGCGAAGCCGCTGTTCATGACCGACTACATCGCCTGCGGGCGCGTCGTGCCGAACCGCATCGCGGACATCGTCGCCGGCATCGCCCGCGGCTGCTCGGCGACGGGGACCGCCCTGGTCGGCGGCGAGACCGCGGAGCACCCGGGCCTGCTCGGTCCGGACGACTACGACGTGGCCGGTGCGGCGACGGGTGTCGTCGAGGCCTCCGCCGTGTTGGGCGCGGACCGGGTCGAGGACGGCGACGTCGTCCTGGCGATCCAGTCCTCGGGGCTGCACTCGAACGGCTACTCGCTCGTGCGCCACATCCTGGCGTCGCGCGGCATCGGCTTCACCGACCAGCTGCCCGAGTTCTCCGGTCCGGAGTTCGGCGGTCAGGTCTCGGTGGGCGAGGCCCTGCTCGAGCCCACCCGCCTGTACACGTCCCCCCTGCTCGACCTGCTGTCGTCGCACCCCGGCGCCGTCCACTCGCTGTCGCACGTCACCGGCGGCGGCATCGCGGCGAACCTGGCGCGTGTCCTGCCCGTCGGCTCGTGGGTCGAGGTCGACCGGTCCGCCTGGCAGCCGCTCCCGGTCTTCCGCGTGCTCGCCGACATGGCCGGGACGCCCATCGAGGACACCGAGGGCACCTGGAACCTCGGCATCGGCATGTTCGCCGTCGTCTCGGCCGCCGCGGCCACCGACGTCATCGCCACACTCGGCGCCGCCGGGCTGCCCACGTGGCCGGTCGGCACCATCGCCACGAGCGCGCGCGACCTGGACGGCTTCGAGCAGGGCGCCAAGGGCGTCGACGGCGGCGCCGTGCGGCTGGTCGGGAGCTACGCGGTCTGA
- a CDS encoding DUF3073 domain-containing protein, giving the protein MGRGRQKAKHTKVARELKYFSPQTNYGALEQELSAGQHSDDELVDRWADQYGSDQDDVDEYDAEQDQNKSA; this is encoded by the coding sequence ATGGGGCGCGGCCGTCAGAAGGCGAAGCACACCAAGGTCGCCCGTGAGCTGAAGTACTTCAGCCCGCAGACGAACTACGGTGCACTCGAGCAGGAGCTCTCCGCCGGACAACACTCCGATGACGAACTCGTCGACCGCTGGGCGGACCAGTACGGTTCCGACCAGGACGACGTCGACGAGTACGACGCAGAGCAGGACCAGAACAAGTCCGCCTGA
- a CDS encoding PLP-dependent aminotransferase family protein yields MTPVLLSARSAALLLTDWRVATDAPAYEALSDALRVLLIDGRVPLGARLPAERGLAVALGVSRTTVANAYARLRSDGFLTSVRGSGSVVRLPRELAGRPDPERLGGVVDGGLLDLRKAALHAAPGVAEAIDRAVRHVPAALAGIGYDTVGDPGLRAAVAARYTERGLPTDPSQIVVTIGAQHAIALLARVLVRRGDAVLVESPTYPHAHEAFREVGGRLVGVPVDARTGWDAAALETTLRRAAPAVAYVMPELHNPTGATMSAETRRLLLSVAASVGTVVVADETMGELRVDGEASAPLAAADPDGTSVVMIGSAAKVFWGGLRIGWVRAAPALLQRLLRARPTGDLGTPVLDQLVARELVPRTAAVLEARRATLRDGRDEVVAALRTRLPEWDVPSPAGGLTTWVGLGRPVSSALVLAARAEGVVLASGGVFGPDGGFERFLRVPFTMGPSDRGRLVDVLGRAWARVGGEATGTRGSLAAVV; encoded by the coding sequence GTGACCCCCGTCCTGCTGAGCGCCCGATCCGCCGCCCTCCTGCTCACCGACTGGCGGGTCGCCACCGACGCCCCGGCGTACGAGGCACTGTCCGACGCGCTCCGCGTGCTCCTGATCGACGGCCGGGTCCCGCTCGGAGCCCGGCTGCCCGCCGAACGCGGGCTCGCGGTCGCCCTCGGGGTGTCCCGCACGACGGTCGCGAACGCCTACGCCCGACTGCGGTCCGACGGGTTCCTCACCTCGGTCCGGGGCTCCGGCAGCGTGGTCCGCCTGCCCCGGGAGCTCGCCGGGCGACCGGACCCCGAACGGCTCGGCGGGGTGGTCGACGGCGGACTCCTCGACCTGCGCAAGGCGGCCCTGCACGCGGCACCGGGGGTCGCCGAGGCGATCGACCGCGCGGTGCGCCACGTCCCCGCGGCGCTCGCCGGGATCGGCTACGACACCGTCGGCGACCCGGGCCTCCGCGCCGCCGTCGCCGCGCGCTACACGGAACGGGGGCTGCCGACGGACCCGTCGCAGATCGTCGTCACCATCGGCGCGCAGCACGCGATCGCGCTGCTCGCCCGCGTGCTCGTCCGCCGCGGCGACGCCGTGCTCGTCGAGTCGCCGACCTACCCACACGCGCACGAGGCCTTCCGCGAGGTCGGCGGACGTCTGGTCGGCGTCCCCGTGGACGCACGGACCGGGTGGGACGCGGCCGCGCTCGAGACGACGCTGCGTCGCGCCGCCCCGGCCGTCGCCTACGTCATGCCGGAGCTGCACAACCCCACCGGCGCGACCATGTCGGCGGAGACCCGCCGCCTGCTGCTGTCCGTCGCGGCGTCGGTCGGCACCGTCGTCGTCGCCGACGAGACCATGGGCGAGCTGCGGGTCGACGGCGAGGCGTCCGCCCCGCTCGCCGCCGCGGACCCCGACGGCACGTCGGTCGTGATGATCGGCTCGGCGGCCAAGGTCTTCTGGGGCGGCCTGCGGATCGGCTGGGTCCGTGCGGCGCCCGCACTGCTGCAGCGGCTGCTCCGCGCCCGCCCGACGGGCGACCTCGGCACCCCCGTGCTCGACCAGCTGGTCGCGCGCGAGCTGGTGCCGCGGACGGCGGCCGTCCTGGAGGCGCGGCGTGCGACCCTGCGTGACGGTCGCGACGAGGTCGTGGCCGCGCTCCGGACGCGGCTGCCGGAGTGGGACGTCCCGTCACCGGCGGGCGGGTTGACGACGTGGGTGGGGCTCGGCCGTCCGGTCTCCAGCGCGCTCGTGCTCGCCGCGCGGGCCGAGGGCGTCGTGCTCGCCTCGGGCGGGGTCTTCGGTCCGGACGGCGGGTTCGAACGCTTCCTGCGGGTGCCGTTCACGATGGGACCGTCGGACCGGGGGCGTCTCGTCGACGTCCTCGGACGGGCGTGGGCGCGCGTCGGCGGCGAGGCGACCGGCACGCGGGGATCGCTGGCCGCCGTGGTCTGA
- a CDS encoding PadR family transcriptional regulator — protein sequence MSPVFAHGHLRLYLLVLLADHPMHGYELIQALGDRFGGTYVPSAGTVYPRLAKLEEDGLVTKTADGRKTVYAITDAGRAELDARADEVTAVQSGVADSVKSLADGVRASVGEAMRSLRADLAASAETPDPATPAAEPESVPSDGARALRELEMALSSFRQQVRADLRRRATRGTLGPDTVTRLRDGLEALRKSL from the coding sequence ATGAGCCCCGTCTTCGCGCACGGCCACCTGCGCCTCTACCTGCTCGTCCTGCTCGCCGACCACCCGATGCACGGGTACGAGCTCATCCAGGCCCTCGGAGACCGCTTCGGCGGCACCTACGTGCCGAGCGCCGGCACGGTCTACCCGCGGCTGGCCAAGCTCGAGGAGGACGGCCTCGTCACGAAGACCGCCGACGGCCGCAAGACGGTCTACGCGATCACCGACGCCGGCCGCGCCGAGCTCGACGCCCGCGCCGACGAGGTCACCGCGGTGCAGTCCGGCGTCGCCGACTCGGTGAAGTCCTTGGCGGACGGCGTCCGCGCCTCGGTCGGCGAGGCGATGCGGTCGCTGCGTGCGGACCTGGCGGCCTCGGCCGAGACCCCGGACCCGGCGACCCCGGCCGCCGAGCCGGAGTCGGTCCCGTCGGACGGCGCCCGTGCCCTGCGTGAACTCGAGATGGCGCTGTCGTCGTTCCGGCAGCAGGTCCGCGCCGACCTGCGACGCCGCGCGACCCGCGGCACGCTCGGTCCGGACACAGTGACGCGCCTGCGCGACGGCCTGGAGGCCCTGCGCAAGTCCCTCTGA
- a CDS encoding MerR family transcriptional regulator, which yields MSDPSDMEGVAAKAPHGIATVARSAGVSSRTLRHYEAVGLLPPTAIGDGGVRRYDDRALVRLQRILLLRERGLGLPAIRALLDEAPDDDAAVLATHVAWLERERDRLARQLAAVRTTVARLERGDALEPAGVFDGFAPLR from the coding sequence ATGAGCGATCCGTCAGACATGGAGGGCGTTGCTGCGAAAGCGCCGCACGGCATCGCCACGGTGGCGCGTTCCGCCGGGGTGTCGAGCCGCACCCTGCGGCACTACGAGGCCGTCGGTCTGCTGCCGCCGACCGCGATCGGCGACGGCGGCGTCCGGCGCTACGACGACCGCGCGCTCGTGCGGCTGCAGCGCATCCTGCTGCTGCGCGAGCGGGGACTCGGTCTGCCCGCGATCCGGGCGCTGCTGGACGAGGCCCCGGACGACGACGCCGCCGTGCTCGCCACGCACGTCGCGTGGCTCGAACGGGAGCGGGACCGGCTCGCGCGACAGCTCGCCGCCGTGCGCACGACCGTCGCCCGGCTCGAGCGCGGCGACGCGCTCGAGCCCGCAGGCGTGTTCGACGGGTTCGCGCCGCTGCGGTAG
- a CDS encoding NAD(P)-binding domain-containing protein, protein MTEPRDSPVDQRARVVVIGAGQAGLSVGYHLRRLGLVPGDDLVITDRAPSTGGAWQFRWEALRLGAAHRVHDLPGMRAMGLQFDDADRSRPARDVVAEYYRRFEQHYDLRVRRPVAVTSVERTGADDGLCVTTRSADGSVTRIAADVVVNASGTWGTPFVPWYPGRDAFRGRQLDTTEYRSAGEFARQDVLVVGGGTSAIGFLLELDGVARSTRWFTRRPVVWAESAALDLESAVAAVDEQDRAARAGEVLPSIVSGTGVPVSRRIRAGIDRGVLRDERVFTRMDETGVVTADGEHVHADAVIWATGFRADLRHLAPLRLRTAAGGVVVEQGRSVDEPRLFMAGYGPQASTIGANRAGRVIARQVVDALAALPRA, encoded by the coding sequence ATGACCGAACCTCGCGACAGCCCGGTCGACCAGCGTGCCCGCGTGGTCGTGATCGGTGCGGGGCAGGCGGGTCTCTCGGTGGGATACCACCTGCGCCGCCTCGGCCTCGTGCCGGGCGACGACCTGGTCATCACCGACCGCGCGCCGAGCACGGGCGGTGCGTGGCAGTTCCGGTGGGAGGCCCTCCGCCTCGGCGCCGCGCACCGCGTGCACGACCTGCCGGGCATGCGGGCGATGGGACTGCAGTTCGACGATGCGGATCGGTCCCGCCCGGCGCGGGACGTCGTGGCCGAGTACTACCGGCGGTTCGAGCAGCACTACGACCTGCGGGTCCGGCGTCCGGTCGCCGTGACGTCCGTCGAGCGCACGGGCGCTGACGACGGCCTCTGCGTGACGACCCGCAGCGCGGACGGCTCGGTCACCCGCATCGCCGCCGACGTCGTGGTGAACGCCTCGGGCACGTGGGGAACCCCGTTCGTGCCCTGGTACCCGGGGCGCGACGCCTTCCGCGGCCGACAGCTCGACACGACCGAGTACCGCTCCGCGGGCGAGTTCGCGCGGCAGGACGTCCTCGTGGTGGGCGGCGGGACGAGCGCGATCGGGTTCCTGCTCGAACTCGACGGCGTGGCGCGGTCGACCCGGTGGTTCACGCGGCGCCCCGTGGTCTGGGCGGAGTCGGCCGCGCTCGACCTCGAGTCCGCGGTCGCCGCGGTCGACGAGCAGGACCGCGCGGCCCGCGCCGGCGAGGTCCTGCCGAGCATCGTCAGCGGCACCGGCGTCCCGGTGTCACGGCGCATCCGGGCCGGCATCGACCGCGGGGTGCTCCGCGACGAACGGGTGTTCACCCGGATGGACGAGACCGGCGTGGTGACTGCCGACGGCGAGCACGTGCACGCGGACGCCGTGATCTGGGCGACCGGGTTCCGCGCGGACCTGCGCCACCTCGCGCCGCTGCGGCTGCGGACCGCGGCGGGCGGTGTCGTCGTCGAGCAGGGGCGGTCGGTGGACGAGCCGCGTCTGTTCATGGCGGGGTACGGGCCGCAGGCGTCGACGATCGGGGCGAACCGAGCGGGTCGGGTCATCGCCCGGCAGGTCGTGGACGCGCTGGCCGCCCTGCCGCGAGCCTGA
- a CDS encoding DoxX family protein gives MRTTSTSIGLTALRIVLGVVFIAHGAQKFAQGIPNVAQGFAGMGVPLADLAAPLVAGLELVGGALLVLGVATRVVGVLLAVDMVVAGLLAHASSGFWSQDGGFEYVLVLAVASLAVALTGPGRFSLDAVVLRASRRRRGVEEPVPA, from the coding sequence ATGCGAACGACATCGACCTCCATCGGCCTGACCGCGCTCCGCATCGTCCTCGGCGTGGTGTTCATCGCCCACGGCGCCCAGAAGTTCGCCCAGGGCATCCCGAACGTGGCCCAGGGCTTCGCCGGCATGGGTGTCCCCCTCGCCGACCTGGCTGCACCGCTCGTGGCCGGGCTCGAGCTCGTGGGCGGGGCGCTCCTGGTGCTCGGCGTCGCGACCCGGGTCGTCGGCGTCCTGCTCGCGGTCGACATGGTCGTCGCCGGGCTGCTCGCCCACGCGTCCTCGGGGTTCTGGTCGCAGGACGGCGGGTTCGAGTACGTGCTCGTGCTGGCCGTCGCCTCGCTCGCCGTGGCGCTGACCGGACCGGGCCGGTTCTCGCTCGACGCCGTGGTCCTGCGGGCCTCCCGCCGACGCCGTGGCGTCGAGGAGCCCGTGCCCGCCTGA
- a CDS encoding DUF4097 family beta strand repeat-containing protein, translated as MAQEKWLVEEPKVIDTGIVRRLRVGLVAGQVDVVAHDEPTARVEVHRVSGKALKIEVDGDTLTVDHPQIRWDDPVGFVRSFSGKPTADVSILVPRDVAVTLGVVSAGALLSGTNRGANLNSATGDLVVDGVAGDVAVNAVSGTTTVRELDGALTVRTVSGDVVATGPISRFSADGVSADVVLDLHGVPESARVNTVSGRVSVRLEDGVAYQATVSTATGRLQFDDAEIRGVRGTHVEQGGELSGRWLELRVKSVSGDIAVVHAPPVPAPAGLPSDGAADQAQDPTAVHE; from the coding sequence ATGGCACAGGAGAAGTGGCTCGTCGAGGAGCCCAAGGTCATCGACACCGGCATCGTCCGACGCCTGCGCGTCGGGCTCGTCGCCGGTCAGGTGGACGTCGTCGCGCACGACGAGCCCACGGCACGGGTCGAGGTGCACCGCGTGTCCGGCAAGGCCCTGAAGATCGAGGTCGACGGCGACACGCTGACGGTCGACCACCCCCAGATCCGGTGGGACGACCCGGTCGGCTTCGTCCGGTCCTTCAGCGGCAAGCCCACCGCGGACGTCAGCATCCTGGTCCCGCGCGACGTCGCGGTGACGCTCGGGGTCGTGTCCGCCGGCGCGCTGCTGTCCGGGACGAACCGCGGCGCGAACCTCAACTCGGCGACCGGTGACCTCGTGGTCGACGGCGTCGCGGGTGACGTCGCCGTCAACGCGGTGTCCGGCACCACCACGGTCCGCGAGCTCGACGGCGCACTGACGGTCCGCACCGTCTCCGGTGACGTCGTCGCGACCGGCCCGATCTCCCGCTTCTCGGCGGACGGCGTCTCCGCCGACGTCGTGCTCGACCTGCACGGCGTGCCCGAGTCCGCCCGGGTGAACACCGTGTCCGGCCGCGTGAGCGTCCGCCTCGAGGACGGCGTCGCGTACCAGGCCACCGTGAGCACGGCCACCGGCAGGCTGCAGTTCGACGACGCCGAGATCCGCGGTGTGCGCGGCACCCACGTCGAGCAGGGCGGGGAACTCTCCGGCCGCTGGCTCGAGCTGCGCGTGAAGTCCGTGTCCGGTGACATCGCGGTGGTGCACGCACCGCCGGTCCCCGCTCCGGCCGGTCTGCCCTCCGACGGCGCCGCCGACCAGGCGCAGGACCCGACGGCGGTGCACGAATGA
- a CDS encoding DUF3072 domain-containing protein yields MSDAEETIGGARPDPSTTASKDPEQWVTGDEPMTGPQRSYLDTLAREAGEELPADLTKAEASENIDRLQQETGRGTDS; encoded by the coding sequence ATGAGTGACGCAGAAGAGACCATCGGCGGGGCCCGCCCGGACCCGTCCACCACCGCGAGCAAGGACCCGGAGCAGTGGGTCACCGGCGACGAGCCCATGACGGGCCCGCAGCGCAGCTACCTCGACACCCTGGCACGCGAGGCCGGCGAGGAACTCCCCGCCGACCTCACCAAGGCCGAGGCGTCGGAGAACATCGACCGCCTGCAGCAGGAGACGGGCCGCGGCACCGACTCCTGA
- a CDS encoding DUF6518 family protein — translation MDATLTSGTRPTTSGDPVPSGCPAVPAAARVTMALSGALLAGVGTSFGQAVPALSSASNSAGPWFAVAAALCLAAGVRAGRSALPLAMVLGVVLLELMHVGYWATSNLRGYPDSLSITNPWVLLGVPAGLLAGAVAVSVRSRDERWRAGALGVSAAVLVGEGIRALLQVAATTGHTTWVVEVVVGTALLLLGVGTARTPVGRVVALGTGVLGTLGVLGAYLLISG, via the coding sequence GTGGACGCGACCCTGACCTCCGGCACCCGACCGACGACCTCCGGCGACCCCGTGCCGTCCGGGTGCCCGGCGGTGCCCGCGGCCGCCCGGGTCACGATGGCGCTGAGCGGCGCACTGTTGGCCGGGGTGGGCACGTCGTTCGGGCAGGCCGTGCCGGCGTTGTCGTCGGCGTCGAACTCGGCCGGACCGTGGTTCGCCGTCGCCGCGGCGCTCTGCCTGGCCGCCGGTGTCCGGGCCGGTCGGTCCGCACTGCCCCTCGCCATGGTGCTCGGGGTGGTGCTGCTCGAGCTCATGCACGTCGGCTACTGGGCCACCTCGAACCTGCGCGGGTACCCTGACTCCCTGTCGATCACGAACCCGTGGGTCCTGCTCGGGGTGCCGGCCGGGCTGCTCGCGGGGGCCGTCGCCGTGTCCGTGCGGTCCCGCGACGAGCGCTGGCGGGCCGGGGCGCTCGGCGTCAGTGCCGCCGTGCTCGTCGGCGAGGGCATCCGGGCACTGCTCCAGGTCGCCGCCACGACCGGACACACCACGTGGGTCGTCGAGGTCGTCGTCGGCACCGCGCTGCTCCTGCTCGGGGTCGGCACCGCCCGCACGCCGGTCGGCCGGGTCGTCGCGCTGGGCACCGGGGTGCTCGGGACGCTCGGGGTCCTCGGTGCGTACCTGCTGATCAGCGGCTGA
- a CDS encoding APC family permease, translated as MPLVTNEIRSLKARLIGDPLPSEKLEGQLLPKHLALPIFASDPLSSVAYAPQELLMILLLGGMAFLTFAPWVAALVVLLLVVVVASYRQLIKAYPSGGGDYEVAHRNLGEKAGLVVASALLVDYVMTVAVSVASGVDNIISALPVLNGVRVELALVFVVLLAATNLRGVRESSKAFAVPTYLFVASVFVMVVTGLVRVAAGHAPVAESAGYTVDNVEHTTQAAFVLLLLRAFASGCSALTGVEAIANGVQAFRRPKIRNAQATLVAMGGIAIVLFVGLITLALVSQVHYAERACDLQGFADCATTPQRSLIAQIAAATFGNDSVLFFVIQATTAAVLLLAANTAFNGFPLLGSILARDSYAPKALSTRGDRLIYSNGVIVLALVAAALLVVYRANVTSLIQLYIIGVFVSFTLGQTGMVVHWTRLLRADRAGTAAEPMHRGQVVRSRLINTVGASFTFVVLVIVTITKFTHGAWLVFLIMPVLYVLMLGLNRYYRDVSHEIEADVETRFGATGDHAIVLVNKLQKPVLKALDYAVAAEHASIEALHVAIDDADAQRLRAQWAEFGLEVPLTIVPSPYRDISMPLIKYIKAHRLEHGSEVVTVYTPVFIVGHWWEGLLHNHRGRRIRKKLLLVHGVTVALVPWLLDSSELLYGRRSRPLPGQERRGEPVRPPLRRTSTDAPQDRLLRSAQRNSLQPRRATRPAGPAEGADPALSTGEIRALVPAHPRRGDES; from the coding sequence TTGCCGCTCGTGACGAACGAGATCCGGTCGTTGAAAGCGCGACTGATCGGGGATCCCCTCCCCTCCGAGAAGCTCGAAGGACAGCTCCTCCCGAAGCACCTGGCCCTGCCGATCTTCGCGAGCGACCCGCTGTCCTCGGTGGCGTACGCGCCGCAGGAACTGCTCATGATCCTGCTGCTCGGCGGCATGGCGTTCCTGACGTTCGCCCCGTGGGTCGCCGCGCTCGTCGTGCTGCTGCTCGTGGTGGTCGTCGCGTCGTACCGGCAGCTCATCAAGGCGTACCCGTCCGGCGGCGGCGACTACGAGGTCGCCCACCGGAACCTCGGCGAGAAGGCCGGGCTCGTGGTGGCGAGCGCGCTGCTCGTCGACTACGTCATGACCGTCGCGGTGTCGGTGGCCTCGGGCGTCGACAACATCATCTCGGCGCTGCCGGTGCTCAACGGCGTCCGCGTCGAGCTCGCCCTGGTGTTCGTCGTGCTCCTCGCCGCCACCAACCTGCGCGGGGTCCGCGAGTCGAGCAAGGCCTTCGCCGTCCCGACCTACCTGTTCGTGGCGAGCGTGTTCGTCATGGTCGTCACCGGGCTCGTCCGCGTCGCCGCAGGGCACGCGCCGGTCGCCGAGTCGGCCGGGTACACCGTCGACAACGTCGAGCACACCACGCAGGCGGCGTTCGTCCTGCTGCTCCTGCGCGCCTTCGCCTCGGGCTGCTCGGCGCTGACCGGCGTCGAGGCCATCGCGAACGGCGTGCAGGCGTTCCGCCGTCCGAAGATCCGGAACGCACAGGCCACCCTGGTCGCCATGGGCGGCATCGCGATCGTCCTGTTCGTCGGGCTCATCACCCTGGCGCTCGTGTCGCAGGTGCACTACGCCGAGCGCGCCTGCGACCTGCAGGGCTTCGCGGACTGCGCCACCACGCCGCAGCGCTCGCTCATCGCGCAGATCGCGGCGGCGACGTTCGGCAACGACTCGGTCCTGTTCTTCGTCATCCAGGCGACGACCGCGGCGGTCCTGCTCCTCGCGGCGAACACCGCCTTCAACGGGTTCCCGCTGCTCGGCTCGATCCTGGCGCGCGACTCCTACGCCCCGAAGGCCCTGTCCACCCGCGGCGACCGGCTCATCTACTCGAACGGCGTCATCGTGCTGGCGCTCGTCGCCGCGGCGCTGCTCGTGGTGTACCGGGCGAACGTCACGAGCCTCATCCAGCTCTACATCATCGGCGTCTTCGTGTCGTTCACCCTCGGCCAGACGGGCATGGTCGTGCACTGGACACGGCTGCTGCGGGCCGACCGGGCGGGCACCGCCGCGGAACCCATGCACCGCGGCCAGGTCGTGCGCTCCCGGCTCATCAACACCGTCGGCGCGAGCTTCACGTTCGTCGTGCTCGTCATCGTCACGATCACGAAGTTCACGCACGGCGCCTGGCTCGTCTTCCTCATCATGCCGGTGCTCTACGTGCTGATGCTCGGCTTGAACCGCTACTACCGCGACGTCTCGCACGAGATCGAGGCGGACGTCGAGACGCGGTTCGGTGCCACCGGCGATCACGCTATCGTGCTGGTGAACAAGCTGCAGAAGCCGGTGCTCAAGGCGCTCGACTACGCCGTCGCCGCCGAGCACGCGAGCATCGAGGCGCTCCACGTCGCGATCGACGACGCGGACGCGCAGCGGCTGCGGGCGCAGTGGGCGGAGTTCGGCCTCGAGGTCCCGCTCACCATCGTGCCGAGCCCCTACCGCGACATCTCGATGCCGCTCATCAAGTACATCAAGGCGCACCGCCTCGAGCACGGCTCCGAGGTCGTGACGGTCTACACGCCCGTCTTCATCGTCGGGCACTGGTGGGAGGGGCTGCTCCACAACCACCGGGGCCGCCGCATCCGCAAGAAGCTGCTGCTCGTGCACGGCGTGACGGTCGCCCTGGTGCCGTGGCTGCTCGACTCCTCGGAGCTGCTGTACGGCCGCCGGTCCCGTCCGCTGCCCGGGCAGGAACGCCGCGGCGAGCCCGTCCGGCCGCCGCTCCGCAGGACGTCGACCGACGCACCGCAGGACCGCCTGCTCCGCTCGGCCCAGCGGAACAGCCTGCAGCCGCGCCGGGCGACGCGTCCGGCCGGCCCCGCCGAGGGCGCGGACCCCGCGCTGTCCACCGGCGAGATCCGGGCCCTCGTCCCCGCACACCCGCGCCGTGGCGACGAGTCGTAG